The following proteins come from a genomic window of Salvia hispanica cultivar TCC Black 2014 chromosome 4, UniMelb_Shisp_WGS_1.0, whole genome shotgun sequence:
- the LOC125217960 gene encoding uncharacterized protein LOC125217960 gives MMNKSDELSAPKAARIDLDIQLSDETMNSREIGDVEMDQILGEELQQSNSSSKSSLVGEDGEKKKKSDDNKPTEEAEENKGKLPRVKKVEVVVSPPPTPAAAAECAATPGADDKEKKG, from the exons atgatgaACAAGAGCGATGAGTTGTCCGCCCCTAAGGCTGCTCGCATCGACCTCGACATCCAATTAAGCGATGAAACTATGAATTCGCGTGAAATTGGTGATGTGGAGATGGATCAAATCCTTGGTGAAGAGCTTCAGCAATCAAACAGTTCCTCCAAAAGCTCT TTGGTTGGGGAAGatggagagaagaagaagaagagtgaTGACAACAAACCAACTGAAGAGGCTGAAGAGAATAAAGGTAAGCTTCCCCGCGTCAAGaaggtggaggtggtggttTCACCTCCACCAACTCCGGCAGCAGCAGCCGAGTGCGCTGCCACTCCGGGGGCTGACGACAAGGAGAAGAAAGGTTGA